A genomic segment from Flavobacteriales bacterium encodes:
- the rlmH gene encoding 23S rRNA (pseudouridine(1915)-N(3))-methyltransferase RlmH, with the protein MKIVVLAIGKTDESWIQEGIDKYSKRLKHYIAVDFPTIPDLKNRKNLSESQQKEQEGELILKQLQNTDQLILLDENGKDYSSRKFSLFLQQKMNSGIKRLVFVIGGPYGFSETLYSKASSKMSLSKMTFSHQMVRPFFAEQLYRAFSILNNEPYHHD; encoded by the coding sequence GTGAAAATTGTAGTATTAGCAATTGGTAAGACAGATGAGAGCTGGATTCAAGAGGGAATAGATAAGTATTCCAAACGATTGAAGCATTACATAGCTGTTGATTTCCCAACCATTCCTGACCTAAAAAACAGAAAAAACCTTTCTGAAAGTCAGCAGAAAGAGCAAGAAGGCGAACTTATTTTGAAACAACTTCAAAATACTGATCAACTGATATTGCTTGACGAAAATGGAAAAGACTATTCATCTAGAAAATTTTCTCTGTTTTTACAACAAAAAATGAATTCAGGCATAAAACGGTTAGTCTTTGTAATTGGTGGGCCTTATGGCTTTAGCGAGACTTTGTATTCTAAAGCTTCTTCAAAGATGAGTTTGTCCAAGATGACCTTTTCTCACCAGATGGTACGCCCATTTTTTGCCGAACAACTCTACCGAGCTTTTAGTATTTTAAATAACGAACCCTATCACCACGACTAA
- a CDS encoding non-canonical purine NTP diphosphatase, producing the protein MKLVFATNNSNKLAEIRMLVPSSIEILSLKDINCHEKLPETSDTLEDNAAQKAYFVYDNYGYNCFADDTGLEIEALDGRPGVYSARYAGEECVAEDNMQKVLSEMSGIENRDACFRTIISLVIDGKEYQFEGQVDGQIIPEKWGEKGFGYDPIFLADGFEESFAQMSIQQKNEISHRGLAVKQLIEFLKKRG; encoded by the coding sequence ATGAAACTTGTATTTGCCACCAACAACTCCAATAAACTTGCAGAAATCCGTATGCTTGTACCTTCTAGTATTGAAATATTGAGTTTAAAAGATATCAATTGTCATGAGAAATTGCCAGAAACTTCAGATACTTTGGAGGATAATGCCGCTCAAAAGGCCTATTTTGTTTATGACAACTACGGTTATAATTGCTTTGCAGACGATACTGGACTTGAAATAGAGGCTTTAGACGGACGGCCTGGGGTTTATTCGGCGCGTTATGCTGGAGAGGAATGTGTTGCTGAAGACAATATGCAAAAGGTACTTTCTGAAATGAGTGGGATAGAGAACAGAGATGCTTGTTTCAGAACGATTATTTCTCTGGTTATTGATGGTAAGGAATATCAATTTGAAGGTCAGGTTGATGGACAAATAATCCCAGAAAAATGGGGTGAGAAAGGCTTTGGTTACGATCCTATTTTTTTAGCCGATGGTTTTGAAGAAAGTTTTGCACAGATGTCTATTCAGCAAAAAAATGAAATCAGTCATAGAGGTCTAGCCGTTAAGCAACTCATTGAATTTTTGAAGAAGAGAGGCTAA